The Penaeus vannamei isolate JL-2024 chromosome 39, ASM4276789v1, whole genome shotgun sequence genome window below encodes:
- the LOC138860036 gene encoding ribosome-binding protein 1-like codes for MDAMETTGRKVDAIESSGCKMDAMETTGRKVDAIESSGWKMDAMETTGRKVDAIESSGWKMDAMETTGHKVDAIESNGSKMDAMETTGRKVDAIESSGWKMDVMETTGHKVDAIESSGSKMDAMETTGRKVDAIESSGWKMDAKETTGRKVDAIESSGWKMDAMETTGHKVDAIESSGCKMDAMETTGRKVDAIESSGWKMDAMETTGRKVDAIESSGCKMDAKETTGRKVDAIDSSGCKMDAMETTGRKVDAIDSSGCKMDAMETTGRKVDAIESSGWKMDAMETTGRKVDAIESSGCKMDAMETTGRKVDAIDSSGCKMDAMETTGRKVDAIDSSGCKMDAMETTGRKVDAIESSGWKMDAKETTGRKVDAIESSGWKMDAMETTGHKVDAIESSGCKMDAMETTGRKVDAIESSGWKMDAMETTGRKVDAIESSGWKMDAMETTGRKVDAIESSGCKMDAMETTGRKVDAIESSGSKMDAMETNGRKVDAIESSGWKMDAMETNGRKVDAIDSSGCKMDAMETTGRKVDAIESSGSKMDAMETNGRKVDAIESSGWKMDAMETNGRKVDAIDSSGCKMDAMETTGRKVDAIESSGSKMDAMETNGRKVDAIESRDTKWLPQKRSGWKNINLPTK; via the coding sequence ATGGATGCCATGGAGACCACTGGACGCAAAGTGGATGCCATTGAGTCAAGTGGATGTAAGATGGATGCCATGGAGACCACTGGACGCAAAGTGGATGCCATTGAGTCAAGTGGATGGAAGATGGATGCCATGGAGACCACTGGACGCAAAGTGGATGCCATTGAGTCAAGTGGATGGAAGATGGATGCCATGGAGACCACTGGACACAAAGTGGATGCCATTGAATCAAATGGATCTAAGATGGATGCCATGGAGACCACTGGACGCAAAGTGGATGCCATTGAGTCAAGTGGATGGAAGATGGATGTCATGGAGACCACTGGACACAAAGTGGATGCCATTGAATCAAGTGGATCTAAGATGGATGCCATGGAGACCACTGGACGCAAAGTGGATGCCATTGAGTCAAGTGGATGGAAGATGGATGCCAAGGAGACCACTGGACGCAAAGTGGATGCCATTGAGTCAAGTGGATGGAAGATGGATGCCATGGAGACCACTGGACACAAAGTGGATGCCATTGAGTCAAGTGGATGTAAGATGGATGCCATGGAGACCACTGGACGCAAAGTGGATGCCATTGAGTCAAGTGGATGGAAGATGGATGCCATGGAGACCACTGGACGCAAAGTGGATGCCATTGAGTCAAGTGGATGTAAGATGGATGCCAAGGAGACCACTGGACGCAAAGTGGATGCCATTGACTCAAGTGGATGTAAGATGGATGCCATGGAGACCACTGGACGCAAAGTGGATGCCATTGACTCAAGTGGATGTAAGATGGATGCCATGGAGACCACTGGACGCAAAGTGGATGCCATTGAGTCAAGTGGATGGAAGATGGATGCCATGGAGACCACTGGACGCAAAGTGGATGCCATTGAGTCAAGTGGATGTAAGATGGATGCCATGGAGACCACTGGACGCAAAGTGGATGCCATTGACTCAAGTGGATGTAAGATGGATGCCATGGAGACCACTGGACGCAAAGTGGATGCCATTGACTCAAGTGGATGTAAGATGGATGCCATGGAGACCACTGGACGCAAAGTGGATGCCATTGAGTCAAGTGGATGGAAGATGGATGCCAAGGAGACCACTGGACGCAAAGTGGATGCCATTGAGTCAAGTGGATGGAAGATGGATGCCATGGAGACCACTGGACACAAAGTGGATGCCATTGAGTCAAGTGGATGTAAGATGGATGCCATGGAGACCACTGGACGCAAAGTGGATGCCATTGAGTCAAGTGGATGGAAGATGGATGCCATGGAGACCACTGGACGCAAAGTGGATGCCATTGAGTCAAGTGGATGGAAGATGGATGCCATGGAGACCACTGGACGCAAAGTGGATGCCATTGAGTCAAGTGGATGTAAGATGGATGCCATGGAGACCACTGGACGCAAAGTGGATGCCATTGAATCAAGTGGATCTAAGATGGATGCCATGGAGACCAATGGACGCAAAGTGGATGCCATTGAGTCAAGTGGATGGAAGATGGATGCCATGGAGACCAATGGACGCAAAGTGGATGCCATTGACTCAAGTGGATGTAAGATGGATGCCATGGAGACCACTGGACGCAAAGTGGATGCCATTGAATCAAGTGGATCTAAGATGGATGCCATGGAGACCAATGGACGCAAAGTGGATGCCATTGAGTCAAGTGGATGGAAGATGGATGCCATGGAGACCAATGGACGCAAAGTGGATGCCATTGACTCAAGTGGATGTAAGATGGATGCCATGGAGACCACTGGACGCAAAGTGGATGCCATTGAATCAAGTGGATCTAAGATGGATGCCATGGAGACCAATGGACGCAAAGTGGATGCCATTGAGTCAAGGGATACAAAGTGGTTGCCACAGAAGCGAAGTGGCTGGAAAAATATAAACTTAcccacaaaataa